The sequence TACTATTGTTTATACAAACTTCGTATAATGGCAAtaaaaaaagatgttgaatGGTCTTATTTTTCATACAGAAACAATATCTCAAATTACTTGTTGCCAATTCGAGAATACTCGTAGGATacggtgtatatatatatatgcgttcGTACGAATGAGTGGGTGAGCGTTAGAAGTGTCCGCGTTTGTACCGGGGTTTATAAGAAAATTTTACAGCGAACTGGGTAGTACTAATATTACGGAGTAATCAGCAAAAAGATGGACCTTAGCCGTCGTGTTGGACTCCTCCATGGAAGACGACCCGGAACAGCTAAAACAAGAAAGAACGTAAGAATCGGGggtcaaaaataataaaaaaagatattaagaaaaaaaaagaaagaaaaatcccCAAGGAGACGAAACGTGGACAAAAAATCGCAGCCGTCACGTCCATCTCCGCAAGACCGCGGCGCCAAACGGGTCAACCACCCCCCTCATCCCCCATCCCATTCCCATTTCTCTCGCGCGCacggcgccgcgcgcgacgcGAGACGCGACGCAAGCCATCACCAACACAAAAACATggcgtccaccaccaccacctcgcccaCGCGCGCACCCTCCTCCTACCCGTAAACGACACCCACACCGACCCGCCTCCGCCTGCGCGGCGAGAAAACCCAAGAACCCCACGTAGGCAAGGCgagcacgaggaggaggaagaggattgcAAGACGCTGTCCATCGAAGCATGCCATCCATGGCGCCTCCTCGGCTATAAccaggcgagagagagagagagagggagagacgaGACAGCCAAGaacacgcgcgtgcgcgcgtgcGTGATTCTTAGTTTAGCGCCTTCCCCCCCGCGGCCGATAATAacacggtggtggtggaggtgttCGTCCGTGGCGCGTTCTTTTGTCCCAGGCGTGCATGGCCGAGACgccatgacgacgacgacgacggcgacgaacaCGGCGACGAACACGGCGGCAGCCATGGAGGTGACCAAGGCGGTGACGCAGCTCTGCGCGcagggtgggggcggcggcgggaggaggagggggagggggaggccggccgTGCTGCGGCTCGACCTCCGCTGGGGCCGCCTGCTCCGCCTCGCCGTCATCAGCAGGGTCGTCCGCCTCGTCTGGGACCAGCTCCTCGCCTGCTCctcctgcgccggcggcggcggcggccgctacCGCAGGCTCGGCCCGCCGCCgcagggcgtcgccgccggtaCCGTCCTCTCCCCGCTCCCCagggacgccgacgacgaccgcgccgccgccgccgaccgcgacGCGGCCGACGTCGAGGACGTCGTCAGCCTCAAGGTCAGCCTGCTCGGCGATTGCCAGATCGGCAAGACCAGCTTCATGGTAACttctcccatctcctcctcctctttcaaCCAAGAAGCAATCATTTCTTCTTGAATTCAGAATAGTCAATCCAgatagtaaaaaataaattaatctattgGGTAATTGATTCTGCAGGTTAAGTATGTTGGGGACGACGAGGAGCAGAACGGCTTGCAGATGACGGGCCTGAATCTGATGGACAAGACCTTGGCAGTTCGTGGAGCTCGAATTGCCTTCAGCATTTGGGATGTGGCAGGTAATTTGCACAAGCATGAACTACAAATGCAGGATTATTTTTCCCCCTTTACTTGCATTGGTTGaagaat is a genomic window of Oryza glaberrima chromosome 7, OglaRS2, whole genome shotgun sequence containing:
- the LOC127780866 gene encoding septum-promoting GTP-binding protein 1-like; its protein translation is MTTTTTATNTATNTAAAMEVTKAVTQLCAQGGGGGGRRRGRGRPAVLRLDLRWGRLLRLAVISRVVRLVWDQLLACSSCAGGGGGRYRRLGPPPQGVAAGTVLSPLPRDADDDRAAAADRDAADVEDVVSLKVSLLGDCQIGKTSFMVKYVGDDEEQNGLQMTGLNLMDKTLAVRGARIAFSIWDVAGDSQFLDHVPIACKDAVAILYMFDLTSRCTLNNVIDWYERARKWNKTAIPILIGTKFDDFAQLPLEMQWTIVNEARAYARAMKATLFFSSSTHNINVNKIFKFITAKLFNLPWTVERNLTVGEPIIDF